A region of Subdoligranulum variabile DNA encodes the following proteins:
- a CDS encoding MATE family efflux transporter: protein MNTSFMKEKPIFPLLTSMALPMVFSMLVNALYNIVDSFFVAQISEEAMTALSLVFPMQNLINAIAIGFGVGINAQIALHLGAGAQCRADTAATHGMLYSLLHGIVITIISIAVVQKFLSAFTDNTLVIHMGTTYATIAFSFSIIIMGSLAFEKMYQAIGQMKITMCALVAGTVCNILLDPMMIFGIGPFPRLGIAGAALATGIGQTLTLCIYLVYYKTHSLPVHLRRTCLCPNGRMDLQLYAIGIPAILNLALPSVLISFLNGILSVFSQSYVVVLGIYYKLQTFLYLPGSGIVQGMRPLIAYNYGAGETKRVRKIYRLTLWLCAAIMAMGTVLCLLLSDRLISLFTSNPETIRIGRQALRVISLGFIISAVSVASSGALEGLGKGAASLVISLFRYSFAIMPLAWILCRAMGPTGVWHAFWITEVISAGISVVVYQKSVKLP from the coding sequence ATGAATACCTCTTTTATGAAAGAAAAGCCGATTTTTCCCCTGCTGACTTCTATGGCGTTACCAATGGTATTTTCGATGCTGGTAAACGCTTTGTATAATATTGTGGACAGCTTTTTTGTGGCACAGATCAGTGAAGAAGCCATGACGGCGCTCTCGCTGGTTTTTCCGATGCAAAACCTCATCAACGCCATTGCAATCGGTTTTGGGGTGGGTATCAACGCGCAGATCGCGCTGCACCTTGGCGCCGGGGCCCAGTGTCGTGCCGATACAGCTGCCACCCACGGTATGCTCTATTCGCTGCTTCACGGTATCGTGATCACAATCATCAGCATTGCGGTCGTTCAGAAATTTTTGTCCGCGTTCACCGACAACACCCTTGTTATCCACATGGGCACTACCTATGCAACCATCGCTTTTTCTTTTTCCATTATTATTATGGGGTCGTTGGCTTTTGAAAAAATGTATCAGGCAATCGGGCAAATGAAAATCACTATGTGTGCGTTGGTCGCCGGAACCGTCTGCAATATTCTGCTGGACCCCATGATGATTTTTGGCATAGGGCCTTTTCCCAGACTGGGTATCGCCGGAGCTGCCCTGGCTACCGGGATCGGTCAGACACTGACACTTTGTATTTATCTTGTATATTACAAAACACATTCCCTGCCTGTTCATTTGCGACGTACTTGTCTGTGCCCTAACGGCAGAATGGATTTACAGCTGTATGCCATTGGCATTCCTGCCATCTTGAATCTGGCTCTTCCATCGGTCCTGATTTCATTTTTGAATGGGATTCTTTCTGTATTTTCTCAAAGCTATGTGGTGGTGCTTGGTATTTACTACAAGCTCCAGACCTTTTTGTATCTGCCGGGCAGTGGTATTGTACAAGGCATGCGGCCATTGATTGCGTACAATTATGGGGCCGGCGAAACCAAGCGTGTTCGAAAAATCTATCGGCTGACCCTGTGGCTCTGTGCTGCTATTATGGCGATGGGGACAGTGCTGTGTCTGCTGCTTTCCGACCGGTTGATTTCCTTGTTCACGTCCAACCCGGAAACCATCCGCATTGGACGGCAGGCACTTCGCGTCATCAGTCTTGGCTTTATCATCTCTGCCGTTTCTGTTGCCTCTTCCGGTGCGCTGGAGGGCCTCGGTAAAGGAGCAGCCTCGCTGGTTATCTCTCTGTTTCGTTACAGCTTTGCGATCATGCCGCTGGCCTGGATCCTTTGCCGTGCCATGGGCCCCACGGGCGTCTGGCATGCCTTCTGGATCACCGAGGTGATTTCGGCAGGAATCTCCGTGGTTGTATATCAAAAGAGTGTAAAACTTCCGTAA
- a CDS encoding type I phosphomannose isomerase catalytic subunit, giving the protein MTNKNSLSKNEPFLLCPVGKDYLWGGNRLNDDFSKGIDLRPLAETWECSTHPDGLSTVASGPFTGQTLRQVLCGHPEYLGTHPRTRDGELPVLIKFIDAKRDLSVQVHPSDEYAMEHEHGQSGKSEMWYVLDAADDAELVYGFNHPIDRETLRKSLENGTVENYLRRVRIRKDDVFYIQAGTVHAIGAGALIAEIQESSNLTYRMYDYGRVDKNGKPRTLHIDRALDVARLDSGENPRQPMRVLKYTPGCASELLCRCKYFMVERMLINTKRIRQMAAVSAGENSFQVLLCVDGCGVAFPESAEAIPFFRGDCLFLPADSAVVRLHGCAQLLKVSC; this is encoded by the coding sequence ATGACAAACAAAAATTCCCTCTCGAAAAATGAGCCGTTTTTGCTTTGCCCGGTAGGCAAAGACTATCTCTGGGGCGGGAACCGCCTGAACGACGACTTCTCAAAAGGAATCGACCTGCGTCCGCTGGCGGAAACGTGGGAGTGCTCCACCCACCCAGATGGCCTCAGCACGGTGGCCAGTGGGCCTTTCACAGGACAGACACTGCGGCAAGTCCTTTGCGGCCATCCGGAGTATCTTGGGACGCATCCCCGCACCCGTGATGGAGAATTGCCGGTTCTGATCAAATTCATCGATGCCAAAAGAGATCTTTCTGTACAGGTGCACCCCAGCGATGAATACGCCATGGAGCATGAACATGGCCAGTCTGGCAAAAGTGAGATGTGGTACGTCCTGGATGCAGCAGACGACGCCGAGCTTGTTTATGGATTCAATCACCCGATTGATCGGGAAACGCTTCGTAAAAGTCTTGAAAACGGCACGGTAGAAAACTATCTGCGGCGTGTGCGTATTCGCAAAGATGACGTGTTTTACATCCAGGCCGGCACAGTCCATGCTATAGGAGCAGGAGCGCTGATTGCGGAAATACAGGAAAGTTCCAATCTGACCTATCGTATGTACGATTACGGACGGGTTGATAAGAACGGAAAGCCCCGCACGCTTCATATCGACCGTGCTCTGGATGTGGCGCGCCTGGATAGCGGTGAGAATCCTCGTCAGCCGATGAGAGTTTTGAAATATACGCCTGGTTGTGCCAGCGAATTGCTGTGCCGGTGTAAATACTTCATGGTGGAACGGATGCTGATCAATACCAAACGCATCCGTCAGATGGCCGCTGTCTCCGCAGGGGAAAACTCTTTCCAGGTTTTACTGTGCGTGGATGGCTGTGGCGTTGCTTTCCCTGAGAGCGCGGAGGCAATTCCATTTTTCCGCGGGGATTGTTTGTTCCTTCCGGCCGACTCCGCTGTGGTTCGACTCCACGGATGTGCGCAGCTATTGAAAGTAAGTTGTTAA
- the gmd gene encoding GDP-mannose 4,6-dehydratase: protein MKKALITGVTGQDGSYLAEFLIEKGYDVHGMIRRSSVDYRERIAHLEGNPQFHLHYGDLGDSISLVKIISEVRPDEIYNLAAQSHVQVSFDVPEYTADVVATGVLRVLEAVRVCGLEKTCRIYQASTSELYGKVEEVPQNEKTPFHPYSPYAVAKQYGFWIVKEYREAYNMYCCSGILFNHESERRGETFVTRKITLAAARIAQGKQDKLYLGNLSSLRDWGYAKDYVECMWLILQQDKPDDFVIATGEQHSVREFCQLAFHEVGIELEFQGEGMEEKGIDKATGKVLIEVSPDFYRPTDVVNLWGDPTKAKTELGWNPTKTSFEELVRLMVRSDMRKVAVERAEENVDLYKIEALEKGVRK from the coding sequence ATGAAAAAAGCATTGATTACCGGTGTAACCGGACAAGACGGAAGCTATTTGGCCGAATTCCTGATCGAAAAAGGCTACGACGTCCACGGCATGATCCGCCGTTCCAGTGTGGACTACCGGGAGCGCATTGCCCATCTGGAAGGGAATCCCCAGTTTCACTTGCATTACGGTGACCTGGGCGACTCCATCAGCCTGGTGAAGATCATCAGCGAAGTGCGCCCGGACGAGATCTACAACTTGGCCGCCCAAAGCCACGTGCAGGTCAGCTTTGACGTGCCGGAATACACCGCCGACGTGGTGGCTACCGGCGTGCTGCGCGTACTGGAAGCGGTGCGCGTCTGCGGGTTGGAAAAGACCTGCCGCATCTACCAGGCGTCCACCAGTGAGTTGTACGGCAAGGTGGAGGAAGTCCCCCAGAACGAAAAGACTCCGTTTCATCCTTACAGCCCCTACGCCGTGGCCAAGCAGTACGGCTTCTGGATCGTGAAGGAATACCGGGAAGCCTACAACATGTACTGCTGCTCCGGTATCCTGTTCAACCATGAATCCGAGCGGCGCGGCGAGACCTTCGTTACCCGCAAGATCACTTTAGCAGCGGCTCGCATTGCCCAGGGCAAGCAGGATAAGCTGTACCTGGGCAATCTGTCCAGCCTGCGCGACTGGGGCTATGCCAAGGATTACGTGGAGTGCATGTGGCTGATTCTGCAGCAGGACAAGCCGGACGACTTCGTCATCGCCACCGGCGAGCAGCACAGCGTGCGGGAATTCTGCCAGCTGGCCTTCCACGAGGTGGGCATTGAGCTGGAGTTCCAGGGCGAAGGTATGGAAGAAAAGGGCATCGACAAGGCCACCGGCAAGGTACTCATCGAGGTCAGCCCGGACTTCTACCGTCCCACCGACGTGGTTAACCTGTGGGGGGATCCCACCAAGGCCAAGACCGAGCTGGGCTGGAATCCCACCAAGACCAGCTTTGAGGAACTGGTCCGCCTGATGGTCCGCAGCGATATGCGCAAGGTAGCCGTGGAGCGTGCCGAAGAGAATGTGGACCTGTACAAGATCGAAGCCCTGGAGAAGGGCGTGCGGAAGTAA
- a CDS encoding GDP-L-fucose synthase family protein: MMDKNAKIYVAGHRGMVGSAIVRELQRQGYTNIITRTHKELDLTRQDAVEEFFAKEKPEYVFLAAAKVGGIVANEEALADFMYDNMTLEMNVIHSAWKNGCKKLEFLGSSCIYPRMAPQPMKEDCLLTSALEKTNEAYALAKISGLKYCEYLNRQYGTDYISVMPTNLYGPNDNYHPTHSHVVPALIRRFHEAKEQGLPYVTCWGDGSPLREFLYVDDLANLCVFLMNNYSGNETVNAGTGKELTIKELTELVAKVVGYTGEIRWDPTKPNGTPRKLLDVSKATKLGWTYKTELEDGLRLAYEDFLHNPMRAER; this comes from the coding sequence ATGATGGATAAAAATGCCAAGATTTATGTGGCGGGCCACCGCGGCATGGTGGGCAGCGCCATCGTCCGTGAACTGCAGCGTCAGGGCTACACCAACATCATCACTCGTACCCACAAGGAACTGGACCTGACCCGTCAGGACGCCGTGGAAGAGTTCTTCGCCAAGGAAAAGCCGGAATACGTCTTTCTGGCAGCTGCCAAAGTCGGCGGCATCGTGGCCAATGAGGAAGCGCTGGCCGATTTCATGTATGACAACATGACCCTCGAGATGAACGTCATCCACTCTGCCTGGAAGAACGGCTGCAAGAAGCTGGAATTCCTGGGCTCCAGCTGCATCTATCCCCGCATGGCGCCTCAGCCCATGAAGGAAGACTGCCTGCTTACCTCCGCCCTGGAAAAGACCAACGAGGCTTACGCCCTGGCCAAGATTTCGGGCCTCAAATACTGCGAGTATCTCAACCGTCAGTACGGCACCGACTACATCAGCGTCATGCCCACCAACCTGTACGGCCCCAACGATAACTATCATCCCACCCACAGCCACGTGGTGCCCGCTCTCATCCGCCGCTTCCATGAAGCCAAGGAGCAGGGCCTGCCCTACGTCACCTGTTGGGGCGACGGCAGCCCGCTGCGCGAGTTCCTGTATGTAGACGACCTGGCCAACCTCTGTGTCTTCCTGATGAACAACTACTCCGGCAATGAGACTGTCAACGCCGGTACCGGCAAGGAACTCACCATCAAGGAACTGACCGAGCTGGTGGCCAAAGTAGTGGGCTACACCGGCGAGATTCGCTGGGATCCCACCAAGCCCAACGGCACACCTCGCAAGCTGCTGGACGTGAGCAAGGCAACCAAGCTGGGTTGGACTTACAAAACCGAACTGGAGGACGGGCTTCGTCTCGCGTACGAAGACTTCCTTCACAATCCCATGCGCGCAGAACGCTGA
- the groL gene encoding chaperonin GroEL (60 kDa chaperone family; promotes refolding of misfolded polypeptides especially under stressful conditions; forms two stacked rings of heptamers to form a barrel-shaped 14mer; ends can be capped by GroES; misfolded proteins enter the barrel where they are refolded when GroES binds), with product MAKQIKQGAEARKALCAGIDQLADTVKVTLGPKGRNVVLAKKFGSPLITNDGVTIAKEIELKDAFENMGAQLVREVATKTNDAAGDGTTTATVLAQALVNEGMKNVTAGANPMDIKRGMQKAVSAAVEAVKANSQKVNGSKDIARVGTVSAGDAEIGQLIADAMEKVTADGVITIEENKTTAETYTEVVEGMQFDRGYVTPYMVTDTEKMETVYEDCSVLITDKKISVFQDIVPLLEQVIQSGRKLLIIAEDVEGDALSNLIINRLRGGLNVVAVKAPGFGDRRKEMLQDIAILTGGTVISSDLGYELKDATMQLLGTARQVKVTKENTTIVGGNGDKNAIADRVAQIRNQISTATSDFDREKLQERLAKMAGGVAVIKVGAATEVEMKDKKLRIEDALNATKAAVEEGIVAGGGTATINAIPAVDKLVDTLEGDERTGAKIVRKALEAPLRQIAANAGLEGSVIINNILKANKANYGFDAQKEEYVEDMIEAGIVDPTKVTRSALENASSVAAMVLTTESLVADLPEPPAPAAPAGGDMGGMY from the coding sequence ATGGCTAAACAGATTAAGCAGGGCGCAGAAGCCCGCAAGGCGCTGTGCGCCGGTATTGATCAGCTGGCTGATACTGTCAAGGTTACGCTGGGCCCCAAGGGTCGAAATGTGGTGCTGGCCAAGAAGTTCGGCAGCCCGCTTATCACCAATGATGGCGTGACCATTGCCAAGGAAATTGAGCTGAAAGATGCTTTCGAGAATATGGGCGCGCAGCTCGTTCGTGAAGTTGCCACCAAGACCAACGACGCTGCTGGCGACGGCACCACGACCGCTACCGTACTGGCGCAGGCTTTGGTCAACGAAGGTATGAAGAATGTTACTGCTGGTGCCAATCCTATGGACATCAAGCGTGGCATGCAGAAGGCGGTTTCCGCTGCTGTTGAGGCCGTCAAAGCCAACAGCCAGAAGGTTAACGGCAGCAAGGATATCGCCCGTGTTGGTACCGTTTCTGCTGGTGATGCCGAGATCGGCCAGTTGATTGCCGACGCGATGGAAAAGGTTACCGCGGACGGTGTTATCACCATTGAGGAAAACAAGACTACTGCCGAGACCTACACCGAGGTTGTGGAAGGTATGCAGTTTGACCGTGGCTATGTGACTCCCTACATGGTCACCGATACCGAGAAGATGGAGACCGTCTACGAAGATTGCTCTGTCCTGATTACTGACAAAAAGATCAGCGTCTTCCAGGATATTGTTCCTCTGCTGGAGCAGGTCATCCAGTCTGGCCGTAAGCTGCTGATCATCGCAGAGGATGTCGAAGGCGATGCTCTGTCCAACCTGATCATCAACCGCCTGCGTGGTGGCCTGAATGTGGTTGCCGTCAAGGCCCCCGGCTTCGGCGATCGTCGCAAGGAAATGCTGCAGGATATCGCTATCCTGACCGGTGGCACCGTGATCAGCAGCGACCTGGGCTACGAGCTCAAAGATGCTACCATGCAGTTGCTGGGCACCGCCCGTCAGGTCAAGGTGACCAAGGAGAACACCACCATTGTGGGCGGCAACGGCGATAAGAATGCCATTGCTGATCGTGTTGCCCAGATCCGCAACCAGATTTCTACTGCGACCTCCGATTTCGACCGTGAGAAGCTGCAGGAGCGCCTGGCCAAGATGGCCGGCGGTGTTGCCGTCATCAAGGTCGGTGCCGCCACCGAGGTCGAGATGAAGGATAAGAAGCTCCGTATCGAGGATGCATTGAACGCTACCAAGGCGGCCGTTGAAGAGGGCATCGTTGCTGGCGGCGGCACCGCTACCATCAACGCGATTCCTGCAGTCGACAAACTCGTCGATACTCTGGAAGGTGACGAGCGCACTGGCGCCAAGATCGTCCGCAAAGCGCTGGAAGCGCCTCTGCGTCAGATTGCAGCCAACGCCGGTCTGGAAGGCAGCGTCATCATCAACAACATTCTGAAAGCCAACAAGGCCAACTATGGCTTTGACGCTCAGAAGGAAGAGTATGTAGAGGATATGATCGAGGCTGGTATCGTCGATCCTACCAAGGTCACCCGTTCCGCTTTGGAGAACGCTTCCAGCGTTGCTGCGATGGTTTTGACCACCGAAAGCCTGGTTGCTGATCTGCCGGAACCGCCGGCTCCGGCAGCCCCTGCTGGCGGTGACATGGGTGGCATGTACTAA
- a CDS encoding HD domain-containing protein: MPLNLEQIKKSEEINSYIRKADESLSALGYTEHSYAHAGRVSALASEILRTLGYEERTAELAAIAGWMHDIGNIINRHDHAQSGAIMAFRILDKMGAAPDEVATVITAIGNHDEGTAYPVNAVAAALI, from the coding sequence ATGCCGTTAAATCTGGAACAGATCAAAAAGAGCGAAGAGATCAACAGCTATATACGTAAGGCCGATGAAAGTCTGTCTGCGCTCGGCTATACAGAGCACAGCTACGCCCACGCAGGGCGAGTTTCTGCGTTGGCCAGCGAAATCCTTCGTACGCTTGGATACGAGGAAAGAACGGCGGAGTTGGCCGCTATTGCCGGTTGGATGCACGATATCGGCAACATCATCAACCGGCACGACCACGCACAGAGCGGCGCGATTATGGCATTCCGGATTCTCGACAAGATGGGCGCCGCCCCGGATGAGGTTGCGACTGTCATCACGGCGATCGGCAACCATGACGAAGGAACCGCCTATCCTGTCAACGCGGTAGCGGCGGCCCTCATTTAG
- a CDS encoding AraC family transcriptional regulator, which produces MQARQPHDSARKDLSSYLFFLVEHGSGALEYEGVHRGLKTGDCAFLDCRRPYLHRTGENLWHLRWVHFFGPNMGAIYKKYEERGGQPVFRARQPERFSRLLQELYQLAGSDDYVRDMQIYGKLVELLTLLMEESWHPGTVRVTHGKKQNLQEIKEYLDTHFAEKITLDDLSAKFYINKFYLTRVFKEQFGQPVTNYLVQLRITQAKRMLRFTDRSIEAIAQDCGLNDANYFSRLFKKVEGVPPGEYRRQW; this is translated from the coding sequence TTGCAGGCTCGGCAGCCGCATGACAGCGCACGCAAGGATCTTTCCTCCTATCTGTTTTTTCTGGTAGAGCATGGTTCCGGTGCGCTGGAATATGAAGGGGTGCACCGCGGGCTGAAGACTGGAGACTGTGCCTTTTTGGATTGCCGCAGACCATATCTGCACCGCACCGGGGAAAATCTTTGGCATTTGCGCTGGGTCCATTTTTTCGGCCCGAATATGGGAGCTATTTACAAAAAGTATGAGGAACGCGGAGGCCAACCAGTGTTTCGTGCGCGCCAACCGGAACGTTTTTCGCGCCTGTTGCAGGAACTGTACCAACTGGCCGGGTCCGACGACTATGTGCGCGATATGCAGATTTATGGCAAGCTTGTGGAACTTTTGACCCTTCTAATGGAAGAAAGCTGGCATCCAGGCACTGTACGTGTGACACACGGAAAGAAACAAAATCTTCAGGAAATCAAGGAATATCTTGACACGCATTTTGCAGAAAAAATCACACTGGACGATCTTTCTGCGAAATTTTACATCAATAAATTTTATTTAACCCGCGTCTTTAAAGAGCAATTCGGTCAGCCCGTAACAAACTACCTCGTACAATTGCGCATTACTCAGGCCAAACGGATGCTTCGCTTTACTGACCGCAGCATTGAGGCTATCGCGCAGGATTGCGGCCTGAATGATGCCAACTATTTTTCGCGCCTCTTCAAAAAAGTGGAGGGCGTTCCGCCAGGGGAATACCGCCGCCAGTGGTGA
- a CDS encoding co-chaperone GroES, whose product MKIKPLADRVVIKLVEEEETTKGGLILSGSAKEKPQVAEVLAVGPGGMVDGKEVQMIVKVGDKVLTSKYSGTEVKVDGEECTIVRQSDILAVVE is encoded by the coding sequence ATGAAAATCAAACCTCTTGCAGACCGCGTTGTGATCAAGCTGGTCGAAGAAGAAGAAACCACCAAGGGTGGTTTGATCCTGTCCGGTTCCGCCAAGGAAAAGCCGCAGGTTGCCGAAGTTTTGGCTGTTGGCCCCGGTGGCATGGTTGACGGCAAGGAAGTCCAGATGATTGTCAAGGTCGGCGACAAAGTGCTGACCAGCAAGTATTCTGGTACCGAAGTCAAGGTTGACGGTGAAGAGTGCACCATCGTCCGCCAGAGCGACATTCTCGCCGTGGTGGAATAA
- a CDS encoding sugar phosphate nucleotidyltransferase has translation MHIILLSGGSGKRLWPLSNDIRSKQFIKIFKTANGYESMVQRVYRQITEVDRDATVTIATSKTQVSSIHNQLGDAVGVCVEPCRRDTFPAIALATAYLHDVKGVGLEEPVVVCPVDPYVNNDYFEALKRLSDLAEEGQANLSLMGIEPTYPSEKYGYIIPETADPVSKVKTFKEKPDTKTAAEYIAQGALWNGGVFAYRLQYVLERAHQLIDFTDYQDLFAKYETLQKISFDYAVVEKEPNIQVMRFAGQWKDMGTWNTLTEAMEDASIGKAILNDTCENVHVLNELDVPVLCMGLKDVVVSASPEGILVSDKEQSSYIKPYVDAIDQQIMFAEKSWGSFRVLDVEDESMTIKVTLNPGHSMNYHSHNRRDEVWTVISGTGRTIVDGMEQPVQAGDVVTMQAGCRHTIIADTELKLIEVQLGKEISVHDKQKFPLEK, from the coding sequence ATGCATATTATTTTGCTTTCCGGCGGTTCCGGCAAGCGTCTGTGGCCGCTGTCCAATGATATCCGATCTAAACAATTCATCAAGATATTTAAGACGGCGAACGGTTACGAGTCCATGGTCCAGCGTGTGTACCGTCAGATTACCGAGGTCGACCGTGACGCAACTGTCACCATTGCTACAAGCAAGACGCAGGTGAGTTCCATTCACAACCAACTGGGAGATGCCGTCGGCGTTTGTGTAGAACCCTGCCGCCGGGATACTTTCCCGGCCATTGCCCTGGCAACCGCTTATCTGCACGATGTGAAAGGGGTTGGACTGGAAGAGCCCGTCGTGGTATGTCCGGTCGATCCCTACGTCAACAACGATTACTTTGAAGCGCTCAAAAGGCTCTCGGATTTGGCGGAAGAGGGGCAGGCCAATCTGTCCCTTATGGGGATTGAGCCGACGTACCCCAGCGAAAAATATGGCTATATCATTCCGGAAACTGCCGATCCAGTCAGCAAAGTGAAGACCTTCAAAGAAAAGCCGGATACCAAAACGGCAGCAGAATACATTGCGCAGGGGGCCCTGTGGAATGGCGGTGTCTTTGCGTACAGGCTGCAGTATGTTTTGGAGCGTGCGCACCAACTGATTGATTTTACCGATTACCAAGATCTCTTTGCTAAATACGAAACCCTGCAGAAGATCAGCTTTGACTATGCTGTGGTCGAGAAAGAACCCAACATTCAGGTGATGCGCTTTGCGGGACAGTGGAAAGATATGGGAACCTGGAACACACTGACCGAAGCCATGGAAGATGCCAGCATCGGCAAGGCCATTCTGAACGATACCTGCGAAAATGTTCATGTGCTTAATGAGCTGGATGTGCCGGTTCTCTGCATGGGCCTGAAGGACGTGGTGGTTTCTGCCAGTCCGGAAGGTATCCTGGTTTCAGATAAAGAACAGTCCAGTTATATCAAACCCTACGTGGATGCCATTGACCAGCAGATTATGTTTGCCGAAAAATCCTGGGGCAGTTTTCGTGTGTTGGACGTGGAAGACGAGAGCATGACCATCAAAGTGACCCTGAATCCGGGCCACAGCATGAATTATCACAGCCACAACCGGCGTGATGAGGTATGGACGGTGATTTCCGGTACAGGGCGGACCATTGTAGACGGTATGGAGCAGCCTGTGCAGGCAGGCGATGTGGTTACCATGCAGGCAGGCTGCCGCCATACCATTATTGCAGACACCGAACTCAAGTTGATCGAGGTCCAGTTGGGCAAGGAGATCAGTGTGCATGACAAACAAAAATTCCCTCTCGAAAAATGA
- a CDS encoding IS3 family transposase, with amino-acid sequence MCRFFAVSRSGYYTFVKRMNRPERDAALAEAIWQQQKKCFHTYGCRRMWQWLKDSKGTYHNPKTILRVMKKYGLLAEIRRRKRWQRMGEQLHKYENLLNRDFHAETPNSKWVTDISYIKTKQGVL; translated from the coding sequence ATGTGCCGATTCTTTGCAGTGTCCAGAAGCGGCTATTACACCTTTGTCAAACGAATGAATCGACCGGAAAGGGATGCAGCTCTTGCCGAAGCAATCTGGCAGCAGCAGAAAAAATGCTTTCATACCTACGGTTGCCGACGGATGTGGCAGTGGCTGAAAGACAGCAAAGGAACTTACCACAATCCCAAGACGATTTTGCGTGTCATGAAGAAATATGGCCTGCTGGCCGAGATTCGCCGCCGCAAAAGGTGGCAGCGGATGGGTGAGCAACTGCACAAATATGAAAATCTACTGAACCGGGATTTTCATGCCGAAACACCAAACAGCAAATGGGTAACGGATATTTCCTATATTAAAACCAAGCAAGGGGTGTTGTAG